The segment CTGGATCATCTCTTAGCGGCAACTCTCGACGGAGAAATACGCGATCGCGCTGATGCCGAAAGTTTCCTTGCAAAGTATTATCCACTTTAAAGCCACACCAAAGCCGGGTAGATTTGTCGGAAAAAATAAAAGGTCACAATTATAAGTTAAAAATCCTTCCTTTAACTTATAATTCTTAATTTTTAATATATAATCGCTTTGCTTGGCGGTAGCATAGTTGGGAACACCGTAACAATTACTTAATGAACTTAACGGCTGGCGCAGTCCTGAAGAACGGTAAATATATTCTTGACACCCCCCTGGGCCAAGGTATCTTTGGGATTACCTACCGGGCGACTCATGTCAAATCAGGGCAAACGGTCGTCATCAAAACCCTCAATGAGAGCCTATGGACTCATCCCAATTTTGAGCGATTTAGGCAGCAATTTGAGAGTAGCGCCCGTCGCCTTGCTAAAGTCAAGCATCCTCACCTAGTTAGGGTTCTCGACCTTTTTCAAGAATCCCGACAGTCTTTTATCGTAATGGAGTACATCGAGGGGCAGACTCTGGCGGAAATCACAGATATTAAGCCACTGCCAGAAGAAAAAGCCATAGACTATATTCGTCAAATTGGCGATGCCCTGAGTTTAGTCCACAAAGCAGGTTTACTGCACCGGGATATCAAACCGCAAAACATCATCCGTCGTCAGGATACTGATGATGTGGTGCTGGTAATTGGTATTGCCGAAGAGCTTACACCAGGAATGATCCAAACTCACGCCAGCTTGGTGAGTCCTGGTTATGCCGCAATTGAACAGTATTTTCCCAAGAAAAAGCGTACTCCAGCAACAGATATTTATGCTTTAGCGGCAACTCTGTATTGCTTGCTGACAGGGGAACCCCCAATTCCGGCATCGTTAAGAGAGAAAATTCCTCTGCCAGATTTGCGACAGTTGCAACCAAATCTGGGCGAAGAAGCGATCGCTGCCCTTGGGAGTGGCTTGGAAATGAAAGCCGAATCTCGTCCCCAAACGGTAGAAAATTGGCTTGCGCTGCTGCCTTCTATCAGTATCCCAGAGATTCCCCCAATACCCGTCCGGCCTCAGCCAGCCCCCAGTCCCCAGTCCCCAGTCCCCAGTTCCCAGCCCCCAGCCCCACAGAAGCAGAAGCAAGAACAAGATATTACCAAAGGGGTGAACTGGAATTTAAGCCCAAAATTGGCAGGGAAATCCCGCCCCTACAAAACACAAGTCAGCACAGCCCCGAAAAAATCCAAAACTCCAGTAAAGACGAAGCGCCCCATCGCCCCAGTCAAACTGAAAATATCCTTACCGAATGTTAAACCTCAAGAGGCAATTCATCGCCTATCTACAAAACTCAGTAAGGTAAAGATTACCCCAGCCCTACCAAACTTAAAACCGCTAAAGCTCACCCCACCCAAGACGTTAATGATGACAGCTGCGATCGCTACCTGTGCTGGTGCTGGGTTTGGCTTGGCAATTCGCTATCACGCCGCCATATCACCCGGTTCTTCTATCCTACACACCGAGCAATCCTTTCCCGCCCGCAACGACTGGCCGATCTCAGATATCCCTGAGCCTACTCCTCAAAATAGCTTGCTATCACCGCCATCTGCTATTGTCATCCCAGTGGCACCCGCTCCAGTGACACTGCCACCTGAGCTGTAACCTCAGCTATAGGTAGTATTGAGAGCAATCAAGTTATAATTTGTAACGGACGCACATTAAAATTTTCCATGAATAATCCTGTAGTTCATGCCTTTTTTGTTGGCAGAGCAGTGGCGGAAGCAGTTAACGAGCAGGTAGAGAACGCTCTCACCAATGCTTTTTCGGAAATTGGTAAATTTGATGCCGAACAACGAGAGTCTCTGCGGCAATTTACCATAAAAGTCACCGAACGCTCGGATGCTCAAATGGAAACTGTCATGCGGGGGCGAACCACTACAACCATTGTGCCGCAGGGTAGCCAGCCTGTAGATTTGCAAGCGACAATTGATGAACTCAGAGCAGAAGTTGCTCGTTTCCGTTCCGAGTTACAGCGCTATCGCAGCCGTTCTGTGTGAATGTGTAGCACAGGCATCTCGCCTGTGTGTTCTGAGTAAAAATTCAGTTTTGTTGGTTGTTAATTATCCAAATCAAAACTCAAAACTCCATTTCTGTGCGCCAAGACCTTTAATAAACCAAGTTTTTAGGAATCCGAGTGTCAGCCTATCCTAGTGACCCTGTGAAATCCAAGGCAAAAGCGGCTGTTGTGACAAGTAAACAGCGGGCTGTCGGTAAAGCCCACACGGATCAGGCTTACCGATGGAGTAGCGATCGCTATTCCCGCCAACGCCGCTTTGTAGACATTTGGGGCTTTGTTTTAAGCCTCATGTTTAGAATCTGGCGCTACAACAAATCTTGGAGCTATCCCGGCGGAATCACCGAGGCAAAACAAGCCCAAAGACGCACAGCGCAAGCAATCTGGATTCGAGAAACTTTCTTGGATTTAGGCCCGACTTTCATTAAAGTCGGGCAGCTGTTCTCTACCAGGGCCGATTTGTTCCCCTCAGAATATGTAGAGGAACTTTCCAAGCTGCAAGATAAAGTACCCGCTTTTAGCTACGAACAAGCAGTAGCGATTGTTGAAAAGGATTTAGGGAAAAAAATTCCAGAGCTTTACAAAAGTTTTGACCCAATTCCCCTCGCCGCAGCTAGTCTGGGGCAAGTACACAAAGGAACTCTACATAGCGGCGAAGAAGTCGTAGTCAAAGTACAGCGTCCAGCATTGCGGCAGCTGTTTAACATTGATTTGCAAATCCTCAAAGGAATTGCCCGTTTCTTTCAAAATCATCCAGAGTGGGGCCGGGGCCGCGACTGGTTGGGAATCTATGAAGAGTGCTGCCGAATTCTCTGGGAAGAAATTGATTACCTAAATGAAGGCAGTAACGCCGATACATTTCGTCGTAACTTTCGCGGCTATGATTGGGTAAAAGTACCGCGTGTCTATTGGCGGTATACGTCTCCACGGGTAGTGACTTTGGAGTATATTCCGGGGATTAAAATTAGCCACTATGAAGCCTTAGAAGCAGCTGGACTAGACAGGAAGGAACTCGCTCAAATGGGCGCAAGAGCTTACCTGCAACAACTCCTCAACGACGGGTTTTTTCACGCCGACCCGCACCCAGGGAATATAGCAGTAAGTGCCGAAGGTTCCTTGATTTTCTATGACTTCGGGATGATGGGACGCATCAAGTCCAACATCCGCGAACAACTAATGGAAACGCTTTTTGGCATTGCCCAAAAAGATGCTGACAGAGTAGTAACATCTCTGGTCGAACTGGGGGCTTTAGCGCCAACAGACGATATGGGGCCAGTACGGCGCTCGGTTCAGTATATGCTGGATCACTTCATGGATAAGCCGTTTGAAAACCAATCAGTAGCTGCCATTAGCGAAGACCTCTATGAAATTGCCTACGACCAACCGTTTCGCTTCCCAGCAACTTTCACCTTTGTGATGCGAGCGTTCTCTACTTTAGAAGGTGTAGGAAAGGGCTTAGACCCAGAATTTAACTTTATGGAGGTTGCAAGACCTTTTGCAATGCAGATTATGACAGAGAGTAATGGAAGCGATCGCAACAGTTTTCTCAATGAACTGGGGCGTCAAGCAGCTCAAGTCAGCAGTTCAGCTTTGAGTTTGCCCCGGCGCATTGAAGATACGATTGAAAAATTAGAGCGCGGCGACCTGCGAATTCGGGTGCGATCTATAGAATCAGACCGAATTATGCGGCGGATGAGCAGTATTCAGCTCTTAACCAACTATACTTTACTAATCAGTGCTTTCACCCTGTCAGCCACCATCCTATTCGTTAATGGTCATGTCGGGCTGGCGGTGGCAGTTATTCTGGTTTCAGTGGCTCTGGGGTTTGTCCTGATCCGCCAGCTCATGCGCCTCGACCGATTTGATCGTATGTTTTGATTACTGTAAAGTAAAGTTGCTGACGCCAGCAGATCATTTATGATATGTCGCTTCACGGGACTCTCCGATCCGGGACTTGTTCGTTCCGTAAACCAGGATGATTACCACATCGATCCTGATGGGAAATTTTTCATTGTTGCTGATGGCATGGGAGGACACGCAGGAGGCCAAGAGGCGAGTCAAATCGCTACTCACACCATTCATACCTATTTGAATGAGCATTGGCATTCAAGTGAGTCTTCTCAAGCTTTATTAGAAAAAGCCTTTTTCGAGGCGAATCAAGCCATAATTCAGGATCAAGACGATCATCCAGAGCGCTCAGACATGGGTACGACGGGCGTAGTGGTGGTTTTCCGGGAAAATCAGTCCTGGGTAGCTCATATTGGGGACTCTCGCCTTTATCGGCTCCGAAGCTCCAAGCTAGAGCAAATTACTGAGGATCATACCTGGGTAGCGCGAGCGATGAAAGCGGGGGAATTGACCCCAGAACAAGCTAAGATGCACCCCTGGCGTCACGTTTTGTCCCAGTGTCTAGGTCGTAAGGATTTGCGCCAGATTGATATCCAACCGATGGATGTGCAAGCGGACGACAAGCTGCTGCTGTGTAGTGACGGACTTACCGAAGAACTTTCGGATAATCTGATTGGGACTTACCTTAAATTGCCCTCCTTGGAAAAGGCAGCCGAGAACCTCGTTCAGGCGGCTAAAGATAAAGGGGGTAGAGACAATATCACCGTGGTGATTGTGGCACTTGGCCCCTCAAGCGGTGATTAGTCCTTAGTCAGCTACCTATAACTAGAGCTAACGGCTACGAACAAATGACTGAGTAGATTTACTCAGTCATTTGTTCGTATTGAGCAATTTTGCCTTTGACAACTTGATAAAACTACATCAGCCCTGGAGTTAAAGTCTCCGGGCTGGTTTTCATTCTTTTGGTATAACAGAAGTACACACGAAGAGAGATGGGCATTTTGTCAAATAATTGTTATCTTTCGTAATAAGAGCAGAAACAAAACCTGTTCGCCCCCGTCAAGCTTTACTACTTCGGTGCTTCATCTACTAAACAACACACTCACTCTAAAGTTGGAGTTAGCTATGAACCAGCCTATACAACTGTCTCTAGAACAACAATTCAGTATTCGCTCTTTTGAAACTCAGGTGGAGAATATGAGCCGGGAACAGGCTCAGCACTTCTTGGTCAAGCTCTACGAACAAATGATGATGCGCGAAGCGACATACAAGCATCTTCTAAAGCACCAATGGGGCTTAGAGCCAAATGCTCAATTTGAGTAGAGCATCTCGTGTCGCAGTAGGCGACCTCCGTCTCTTGCTTTGTTCCAAGAAGGAAAGAAGCTGGGGATGCCGGGGCGTCAACTTTAGTTCAAGTTTCGATAAAGCGTATCTTTTAAAACTGTTTACCGTTAAAACTGCTACTTATTTTATTTGCTGAAGTACAAGATTAGATTTTTTGATTAGTTTGTTCAATTACGCACTTCAGCAAGAAAATATTCCGGTCTGGAATTTGGAAGTTGCTTAATTTACACCAATTTTTTAGCTAAAAACTCAAACAGTGTTGGTTAGTTTGAGGTAACGAAACTAAAACCTAAACGCATTTTTGAGTGCTGGGTAACAAAGGCGCACAGGCCCAACCTACAATTATTTTTAACTTTTTATCATCCTGATATATCTGAAGAATAATCTGATGTTTGAATAGATTCAAGCTTGATCAGAATCTTCGGCTTTAGCTTCTCGAACTCCTGCTTGAGAAGACTTTTACTCATCTGCGGTTGGGCTGCTGATACTAAAGTCTGACTGGTATTCGCCCATTCTTGCAGCATTTGGCGTTGCAGAGGGGCAATCGTGGAGGTCATCACATTAGCACAGCGAGGGGGTTCTTCTAGGGCAAAGAATAAAATACGGTAGCACCCGCTTTCGCCTAACTGTCGCACCATTTGCTGACCCATCGGGGTTTTTAAATCTAGGTAGCAAGAGAGCCAACGCGGGCCAAGTTCGCGGTTGTAGAGGGCGGTAATCCACAGCAGCATTGGATGGGGAGACATCAAAAACAGAAACTGGTTGTAGCGGGTGCTGATGACACGATTGTGAATTTCTTGTTTATGCAGCATTACCCAGAGGGTTGCTAAACTCTCTTGGCTAGTGCGAAGCAGATGGGGAAATACAATTTCTGCAATGGGTTTGTTCTTGGGCCAGGAAGTTAAGCGACAGACTTCATCAGCTGAGGGTAGATTCTTGGGTTTAGCCTCAGCGACAACTGGTAGTTTGGATAAAACTGCACCGATGCGCTGACCAAGTTGCCGACCTTGACCAAAGCGTTGTTCTAAAGGTTGTAATGCTTGTAAGACTTGAGCGGCGGTTTGCGGGCGATCGCTTGGTGCTTTGGATAGACAGCTAAGTACCAAATTTTCTAATGCCTTTGGCAATTTCAGATCGGGGTTAACGGACTCAAAGCTTCGAGGGGGCATGAAGTGATGGGCTTTGTACCAACCGCCAAATGAGTGAGTTTCTGCCATTAAGGGCATTTCACCTGTGAGCATTTCAAACATCATCACGCCCAGACTGTAAATATCAGAGCGATTATCGAGTTCTCTACCTTCCATTTGTTCGGGAGAACAATACGCCAGAGTACCCATAAATGAGTTGGTCTGAGAACTATCTGATTGGAGTAGTTTGGCGATGCCAAAATCCAAAATCTTGACCAATTCACCTAAAGTGGTGTCTTGAACGATGGAAATATTGCTCGGCTTAATATCCCGATGAATAATTGGGCAGAGTTCGCCATCTAAAAGGATGCCTTGGTGAGCGCGTTGTAACCCTAAACAAATTTGGCGAGTTGTATTTAAAAACCTCGGCACGGATAGGGGACGATCTCTGAGAACGTCGCTAAGGCTATCTCCTTGCAGAAATTCCATCACGTAGAACGGGATTTCTGTTTCGTCTACGCCATAATCTCTAACTCGGACAATGTGTATGCTTTGTTCTCCTAATACAGCGCAGATAGTGGCTTCTCGCTCGAAGCGATCGCGCATTTTTTGATTCAGCAGTGTCTGGGAGAGAAACTTGACGGCTACGGTGACACCTCCCAGTAACATATCTTTGGCTTGATAAACTCTGCCCATTGCGCCTTTACCTACCAACTCCACGAGTTGATAGCGATTAGCGAGTAAGCGACCATTGTTGGGATCTGGCGTCATAGTTAGGCTCCTAAAACGCGGAGCATCTGTCGGGGAGGGATTGGGGACTGGGGATTGGGGATTGGGGACTGGGGATTGGGGAGAAGATCAATTACCAATTCCCAATTTCTAATCCAAAATGCTATAACGGCTTTTACCAAAAACCAGGAAGTTTCAAGTCTTAACGACAGAACTTACACCGCATCATTTATTTGCCCTAATCCCTATAGGTAAGGAGGCGAGGGCGTAAATTCTAAAAGATGAAAGCTTAAGGGCGAAGCCTCAAGTCTATAAAATGAAACGGTTATGAGTTTCTAGACAAAGAGCGAGGAAAAACTAGAGGTGGAAATTTACTGGTTGATATTTCATACTTTAATATTTCACACTTTATACTTCACACTTTATACTTTTTGCTGACTGCCCGCACCCCAAAGCGAGTGAGCGATTAAGAATAGTTTGATTCTGGCAGACGCTCTAGGGTACCCTCCATCGTGCTGGTTAAAAAATGACCTGCCATGATGCCACTGGATAGGTAGTAGGTGTTGTCGCTCATCCTGTGCAGGGTTTCAAAGCCACTGCGCCGTTGGCGATCGCCTAATACCCAGTAGCGCTGAACAATGGATTCTGGCGTAACCCAGCCCTCGCCTTCAACGCGACCTAAGACATTGTGCTGTAGGACAAAGGTATATTGGCGATCGCCTGCATCAAAACGCCCGCGATACTGCAAAGAAATTTCCTGGCGATCGGTACTAGGAAAGCTCAGCATTGTCACCATTGTGAACCAATTTTCTCTACCCCAAGCTACTAAGGTTCTGCCTCTCACGGTGATTGGCATCTCGTTGCGCTCCAGCCAAGTTCCCTGTAGCCTCCAGCGTCCTGCCTCCATTAAAAACGTGTGACCCACGCTTGTCTACCTTGCTGCCTATATGAAACACCGCCAGGAACTATTCTTCCGTTGCAGGCAATACGGTTGGGATCGGGCGTGGGTTCAGGGAAGAGTGGGAGAGTGGGAGAATTTTTGAACTCAACCTCTGATCACTCTCATCCCATGATGCCACCACCTCTAGATATCCAAATTAACCCTATTGCCGTTCCCGGATAAAATTAGATTAAAAGCGGCAAGTAAATTTAGTATAACCGGACTATTGTGACGAATAATCCCATATACTTTTGTGGCTTTATGCCCTCGCTGATTTTAGTATTATTACTCACGAGAGCGAAGAACTGGGATTGTACAGACGCAATAAATCGCGTCTGTTGTTTTGAGTTTTGAATTAATAATTCCTCACCTTGCGTCTTTTGAGTTGTGGGGAAGATGGACATCGCCCAACAGCACTGCTTTCTTAGCACCTGTGACTTGGGGAAGGTTGCCGGGAATTCCTAGATTACGCCAGTATGCTAAAACGGCGAAGGCGATCGCTTCTTTAAAATCGGCATTCACACCAGCTTCATCCGTTGTTAACACCGGAACAGGCTCCAGAGTTGCTTGTAGGCGTTGCTTTAAGTAAAGATTGCGGCTGCCGCCACCACACAATAACACCTCGTCGGGCATCCGAGGCAGAAAAGTCCGGTAGCTGTGGACAATTGACGCAGCGGTGAGTTCAGTCAGCGTTGCCAACAAGTCAGCGGTACTAAGCTCATAAGCCGAAGCGTCTGCTATACAGTGTTGTAGATATTCAAAGCTAAATAGCTCTCGACCCGTAGATTTGGGGGGTGACTGCTGGAAGTAGTCTTGGCTTAGCCATTGGTCAACCAACGCCTTACAGGGAGTACCTGTTGCCGCCCACGCACCGTCTTGATCGTAGGTTTTGCTTCCATTGGTAAAATGCTGCACCGTTAAGTCTAGAAGCGCATTTCCCGGCCCGGTGTCCCAGCCTCGGATGTCTTCTAGCCAGTTGCCCTGACGCGCTGGTAGATAAGCGACATTACCGATACCGCCGATATTTTGGACACATCGGTGCTTGTCGGGGTGGCTCAATAAATAAGCATCTACTGCTGGCACCATAGGCGCACCTTGTCCACCGACGGCAATATCCGCAGCCCGGAAATTATTTACAGTTGGAATGCCTGTCAGATGGGCAATTAAGGCACCCCGACCTAATTGCAGACTGTACCCCATTTTGGATTTGGGATTTGGGATTTTTTTTAATCCAGAATCTAAAATCGGCAATTCCAAATCGTCTGTGGGCGGGCGGTGGTAAACATTTTGGCCATGGGAGCCAATTAATTCGGCGGTCGGGTTGCCGTTTTGGATGTTTTGGGCGGCTTGTGCAAAAACGTATGCGATCGCATCATCTAATTGGGCAAATTCTGCCATTGACAAAGATGCTCCGCCACAAACTTCTAGAATTTGCTTGGACAAAGCATCTGGATAAGGATAGGTAGCTCCAGCTAACAAAGTCACTTCTATATCCAAGTCTTTACCAGAAATTTCCACTAAAGCAGCATCAATACCATCCACTGATGTGCCGCTTATCAAACCAATTACGCGCATCATTTAAGCAATAAGAACTGAAATATCTTTTTAATTTTCCCTACTCGCTGTGCCAAATTCAAATTAATTTTATCTACTTGTAATGAAAACTATATTCTAGAAATGTGCAATATTAATTGGTAAACCGCTACATCCAGAGGGCAGCCCATGACCTCAGCCGAGACACCATTTGCCGTCGGTTTCACCCTTCCCGACCACACTCA is part of the Funiculus sociatus GB2-C1 genome and harbors:
- a CDS encoding DUF6825 family protein; its protein translation is MNNPVVHAFFVGRAVAEAVNEQVENALTNAFSEIGKFDAEQRESLRQFTIKVTERSDAQMETVMRGRTTTTIVPQGSQPVDLQATIDELRAEVARFRSELQRYRSRSV
- a CDS encoding serine/threonine protein kinase; the protein is MNLTAGAVLKNGKYILDTPLGQGIFGITYRATHVKSGQTVVIKTLNESLWTHPNFERFRQQFESSARRLAKVKHPHLVRVLDLFQESRQSFIVMEYIEGQTLAEITDIKPLPEEKAIDYIRQIGDALSLVHKAGLLHRDIKPQNIIRRQDTDDVVLVIGIAEELTPGMIQTHASLVSPGYAAIEQYFPKKKRTPATDIYALAATLYCLLTGEPPIPASLREKIPLPDLRQLQPNLGEEAIAALGSGLEMKAESRPQTVENWLALLPSISIPEIPPIPVRPQPAPSPQSPVPSSQPPAPQKQKQEQDITKGVNWNLSPKLAGKSRPYKTQVSTAPKKSKTPVKTKRPIAPVKLKISLPNVKPQEAIHRLSTKLSKVKITPALPNLKPLKLTPPKTLMMTAAIATCAGAGFGLAIRYHAAISPGSSILHTEQSFPARNDWPISDIPEPTPQNSLLSPPSAIVIPVAPAPVTLPPEL
- a CDS encoding Stp1/IreP family PP2C-type Ser/Thr phosphatase, whose translation is MICRFTGLSDPGLVRSVNQDDYHIDPDGKFFIVADGMGGHAGGQEASQIATHTIHTYLNEHWHSSESSQALLEKAFFEANQAIIQDQDDHPERSDMGTTGVVVVFRENQSWVAHIGDSRLYRLRSSKLEQITEDHTWVARAMKAGELTPEQAKMHPWRHVLSQCLGRKDLRQIDIQPMDVQADDKLLLCSDGLTEELSDNLIGTYLKLPSLEKAAENLVQAAKDKGGRDNITVVIVALGPSSGD
- a CDS encoding serine/threonine protein kinase, which produces MTPDPNNGRLLANRYQLVELVGKGAMGRVYQAKDMLLGGVTVAVKFLSQTLLNQKMRDRFEREATICAVLGEQSIHIVRVRDYGVDETEIPFYVMEFLQGDSLSDVLRDRPLSVPRFLNTTRQICLGLQRAHQGILLDGELCPIIHRDIKPSNISIVQDTTLGELVKILDFGIAKLLQSDSSQTNSFMGTLAYCSPEQMEGRELDNRSDIYSLGVMMFEMLTGEMPLMAETHSFGGWYKAHHFMPPRSFESVNPDLKLPKALENLVLSCLSKAPSDRPQTAAQVLQALQPLEQRFGQGRQLGQRIGAVLSKLPVVAEAKPKNLPSADEVCRLTSWPKNKPIAEIVFPHLLRTSQESLATLWVMLHKQEIHNRVISTRYNQFLFLMSPHPMLLWITALYNRELGPRWLSCYLDLKTPMGQQMVRQLGESGCYRILFFALEEPPRCANVMTSTIAPLQRQMLQEWANTSQTLVSAAQPQMSKSLLKQEFEKLKPKILIKLESIQTSDYSSDISG
- a CDS encoding AarF/ABC1/UbiB kinase family protein, encoding MTSKQRAVGKAHTDQAYRWSSDRYSRQRRFVDIWGFVLSLMFRIWRYNKSWSYPGGITEAKQAQRRTAQAIWIRETFLDLGPTFIKVGQLFSTRADLFPSEYVEELSKLQDKVPAFSYEQAVAIVEKDLGKKIPELYKSFDPIPLAAASLGQVHKGTLHSGEEVVVKVQRPALRQLFNIDLQILKGIARFFQNHPEWGRGRDWLGIYEECCRILWEEIDYLNEGSNADTFRRNFRGYDWVKVPRVYWRYTSPRVVTLEYIPGIKISHYEALEAAGLDRKELAQMGARAYLQQLLNDGFFHADPHPGNIAVSAEGSLIFYDFGMMGRIKSNIREQLMETLFGIAQKDADRVVTSLVELGALAPTDDMGPVRRSVQYMLDHFMDKPFENQSVAAISEDLYEIAYDQPFRFPATFTFVMRAFSTLEGVGKGLDPEFNFMEVARPFAMQIMTESNGSDRNSFLNELGRQAAQVSSSALSLPRRIEDTIEKLERGDLRIRVRSIESDRIMRRMSSIQLLTNYTLLISAFTLSATILFVNGHVGLAVAVILVSVALGFVLIRQLMRLDRFDRMF
- a CDS encoding NblA/ycf18 family protein; the protein is MNQPIQLSLEQQFSIRSFETQVENMSREQAQHFLVKLYEQMMMREATYKHLLKHQWGLEPNAQFE
- a CDS encoding anhydro-N-acetylmuramic acid kinase; its protein translation is MMRVIGLISGTSVDGIDAALVEISGKDLDIEVTLLAGATYPYPDALSKQILEVCGGASLSMAEFAQLDDAIAYVFAQAAQNIQNGNPTAELIGSHGQNVYHRPPTDDLELPILDSGLKKIPNPKSKMGYSLQLGRGALIAHLTGIPTVNNFRAADIAVGGQGAPMVPAVDAYLLSHPDKHRCVQNIGGIGNVAYLPARQGNWLEDIRGWDTGPGNALLDLTVQHFTNGSKTYDQDGAWAATGTPCKALVDQWLSQDYFQQSPPKSTGRELFSFEYLQHCIADASAYELSTADLLATLTELTAASIVHSYRTFLPRMPDEVLLCGGGSRNLYLKQRLQATLEPVPVLTTDEAGVNADFKEAIAFAVLAYWRNLGIPGNLPQVTGAKKAVLLGDVHLPHNSKDAR